The Vidua chalybeata isolate OUT-0048 chromosome 24, bVidCha1 merged haplotype, whole genome shotgun sequence genome includes a window with the following:
- the SHISA4 gene encoding protein shisa-4 isoform X2, translating to MKGWMEQVAGGEDCLWYVDRNGSWHPGFDCEFFTFCCGTCLQRYCCRDPLRLITERQQRHCLAFSPKTIAGIASAVVLFIAIVTTIVCCFMCSCCYLYQRRQHPRTPLQGPEIPLSSYPPAAPPAPFPVDPKGGPTPPQPGFTPMAMYPPPGPAAQYPMYPSGPPVYNPTAPPPYVPAQPSYPGA from the exons ATGAAGGGCTGGATGGAGCAGG TGGCCGGGGGCGAAGACTGCCTGTGGTACGTGGACAGAAACGGGTCATGGCACCCTGGCTTCGACTGCGAGTTCTTCACCTTCTGCTGCGGCACGTGCCTCCAGCGGTACTGCTGCCGAGACCCTCTGCGCCTGATCACCGAGCGGCAGCAGCGCCACTGCCTTGCCTTCAG CCCCAAGACCATCGCGGGCATCGCCTCAGCCGTGGTGCTTTTCATCGCCATCGTCACCACCATCGTCTGCTGCTTCATGTGCTCCTGCTGCTACTTGTACCAGCGCCGGCAGCACCCCCGCACCCCCCTGCaag GTCCGGAAATTCCCCTGTCCAGCTacccccctgcagctcccccagctccctttcCCGTGGACCCTAAAGGCGGCCCTAcacctccccagcctggcttcACCCCCATGGCCATGTACCCCCcacccggccccgccgcccaGTATCCCATGTACCCCTCCGGCCCCCCTGTCTACAACCCCACAG CACCACCACCCTATGTCCCGGCACAGCCCAGCTACCCTGGAGCATAA
- the INAVA gene encoding innate immunity activator protein isoform X2, giving the protein MGEASDMDSGIMLHSGPDSPVSPPKERVQAGQWQQQALEAQLDGCIQELRRLCLREAELTGTLPCEYPLKAGEKPPKVRRRIGAAFKLDEIAVLRGVDPLERERALQLQIAEASRRLCHEENIGRQVRKRRQTAALREEQKLRDLEQVLNQRRLLAGQRDTSTAKEDTRPPGPATPQRSPSPKDPNKEEEEESGLLMPPPIPWQEASLDRPYEKAKNPSIDPKDGETQSSQCCLGSLMAAPASSLAPSSPDSAGSPVSRTGDPPYRFVPIRTLVLCRKAGSSAPSTPEPSGRQGQTQSLRVDPCWQPAEPRGRSTAPRRRPTYYTVTVPTSCILTPGPACHSGSDDSISDLSSISHATSPGSSSPDMSFAVPLPLAEPGYYSRGALQLLPPAGPLTFLYEQDLAPLRYQRLVPSRSRIVRTPSLKDYAPAAARGLSKAAVTEELKSWHQRARLRGARPHSLDRQGAFQRPHGGTTRDVPIAHGILSLVQGPPVQVLRRSAAGVPVQVYMPENGEIVTQV; this is encoded by the exons ATGGGAGAGGCAAGTGACATGGACAGCGGGATCATGCTGCACTCGG GCCCTGACAGCCCAGTGTCCCCACCAAAGGAGCGGGTGCAGGCGggacagtggcagcagcaggcactggagGCCCAGCTTGATGGCTGCATCCAGGAGCTGCGGCGGCTGTGCCTGCGTGAGGCG GAGCTGACAGGGACCCTGCCCTGTGAGTACCCCCTGAAAGCCGGTGAGAAGCCCCCCAAGGTCCGTCGCAGAATCGGGGCTGCCTTCAAGCTGGATGAGATTGCTGTTCTGCGTGGGGTG GACCCTCTGGAACGGGAGCGGGCGCTGCAGCTGCAGATTGCTGAGGCCTCCCGCCGGCTCTGCCACGAGGAGAACATCGGCCGGCAGGTGCGGAAGAGGCGGCAGACAGCAGCACTCCGGGAGGAGCAGAAGCTGCGGGATCTGGAACAGGTCCTGAACCAGCGGcggctcctggcagggcagcgGGACACCAGTACTGCCAAGG AGGACACACGGCCACCAGGACCTGCCACCCCACAGAGGTCCCCATCTCCCAAGGACCCCaacaaggaggaggaggaagagtcaGGGCTTCTGATGCCCCCCCCCATTCCCTGGCAGGAGGCCAGCCTGGACAGACCCTATGAGAAGGCCAAAAATCCCAGCATCGACCCTAAGGATGGGGAAACCCAGAGCTCCCAATGCTGTCTTGGGTCCCTGATGGctgcccctgccagctccttggcccccagcagccctgACTCTGCAGGCTCCCCAGTGTCCAGGACAGGGGACCCTCCCTACCGATTCGTCCCCATCCGGACCCTGGTGCTGTGCCGCAAGGCAGGTTCAAGTGCTCCCAGCACCCCAGAGCCATCAGGACGGCAGGGACAGACCCAATCTCTGAG GGTGGACCCATGCTGGCAGCCAGCTGAGCCACGGGGCCGCAGCACCGCACCCCGCCGGCGCCCCACCTACTACACAGTCACTGTGCCCACCTCCTGCATCCTGACCCCTGGCCCTGCGTGCCACTCTGGCTCCGATGACAGCATCTCCGACctctccagcatctcccacgccacctccccgggcagcagcagccctgacaTGTCCTTTGCAGTTCCACTGCCCCTTGCCGAACCTGGTTACTACTCAAGGGGtgccctccagctcctgccacctGCTGGCCCCCTGACTTTCCTGTACGAGCAGGATCTGGCCCCACTGCGGTACCAGCGCCTGGTGCCCTCACGTAGCCGCATTGTGCGCACACCTTCGCTCAAAGACTACGCGCCCGCTGCAGCCCGGGGGCTCTCCAAGGCCGCCGTCACTGAGGAGCTCAAGTCATGGCACCAACGTGCCCGGCTGAGAGGTGCCCGGCCCCACTCCCTCGACCGGCAAGGGGCTTTCCAGAGACCCCACGGTGGGACCACCAGGGATGTGCCCATTGCTCATGGAATCCTGTCACTGGTTCAG GGTCCCCCGGTGCAGGTGCTGCGACGCTCAGCAGCCGGCGTGCCCGTGCAGGTCTACATGCCCGAGAACGGCGAGATTGTCACCCAAGTGTGA
- the TMEM167B gene encoding protein kish-B — translation MTNVYSLDGLLVFGLLLVCTCAYLRKVPRLRAWLLSERRGVWGVCHKAAVIGTRLHVAVSVSCLLMAFYVLVGK, via the exons ATGACCAACG TTTACTCCCTGGACGGGCTCCTGGTGTTCGGGCTGCTACTGGTTTGCACTTGTGCGTACCTGCGGAAGGTGCCCCGACTGCGCGCCTGGCTCCTGTCTGAGCGCAGGGGGGTCTGGGGAGTCTGCCACAAGG CTGCTGTGATTGGGACCCGCCTGCACGTGGCTGTGTCCGTGTCCTGTCTTCTCATGGCCTTCTACGTCCTTGTGGGAAAGTGA
- the SHISA4 gene encoding protein shisa-4 isoform X1, whose protein sequence is MGPGGPGSGWPLAGTLLVAVAASMVAGGEDCLWYVDRNGSWHPGFDCEFFTFCCGTCLQRYCCRDPLRLITERQQRHCLAFSPKTIAGIASAVVLFIAIVTTIVCCFMCSCCYLYQRRQHPRTPLQGPEIPLSSYPPAAPPAPFPVDPKGGPTPPQPGFTPMAMYPPPGPAAQYPMYPSGPPVYNPTAPPPYVPAQPSYPGA, encoded by the exons AtggggcccggcggccccgggagcggctGGCCCCTGGCTGGGACCCTGCTGGTGGCCGTGGCCGCCTCGATGG TGGCCGGGGGCGAAGACTGCCTGTGGTACGTGGACAGAAACGGGTCATGGCACCCTGGCTTCGACTGCGAGTTCTTCACCTTCTGCTGCGGCACGTGCCTCCAGCGGTACTGCTGCCGAGACCCTCTGCGCCTGATCACCGAGCGGCAGCAGCGCCACTGCCTTGCCTTCAG CCCCAAGACCATCGCGGGCATCGCCTCAGCCGTGGTGCTTTTCATCGCCATCGTCACCACCATCGTCTGCTGCTTCATGTGCTCCTGCTGCTACTTGTACCAGCGCCGGCAGCACCCCCGCACCCCCCTGCaag GTCCGGAAATTCCCCTGTCCAGCTacccccctgcagctcccccagctccctttcCCGTGGACCCTAAAGGCGGCCCTAcacctccccagcctggcttcACCCCCATGGCCATGTACCCCCcacccggccccgccgcccaGTATCCCATGTACCCCTCCGGCCCCCCTGTCTACAACCCCACAG CACCACCACCCTATGTCCCGGCACAGCCCAGCTACCCTGGAGCATAA
- the LOC128799499 gene encoding collagen alpha-1(I) chain-like isoform X2: protein MAAAGGGGARRGLLKRKPNFTLQELEVLMSEVLRYEPLLFGAAAGTVNAYEKQKIWWRITHKVNAAGRHQRDIGEVKNRWRGLRRRAGDKISRHRLERQGPAGRAAARNGNTGSTGNNGSNGNGAAELGPGPAPAPGWGPRGAAGTDPRSAGGSAQHGVKEEPVKEEPVEVKTEPFPGPAADGIPGRGSDCRLPRTGICPPNELCEGWSRSPPRSAPSELSLGDLRGQQEPLGSDFPSLLLEQEAEQLSHCGAGEAGPPGAAGLDGTPECPQVSFVQSNERLVQEMRAFRREYAESRRETTAVLRGIAQALGVLSRSLAEIRDLYLRERGVPKS from the exons atggcggcggcgggcggcggcggggcgcggcgggggctgCTGAAGCGGAAGCCGAACTTCacgctgcaggagctggaggtgctgatGAGCGAAGTGCTCCGCTACGAGCCGCTGCTGTTCGGCGCCGCTGCCGGTACCGTGAACGCATACGAGAAGCAGAAGATCTGGTGGCGGATCACGCACAAGGTGAACGCCGCCGGCCGCCACCAGCGCGACATCGGCGAGGTGAAGAACCGCTGGCGGGGGCTACGCCGCCGCGCCGGGGACAAGATCAGCCGGCACCGGCTGGAGCGGCAGGGCCCGGCCGGCAGGGCCGCCGCCAGGAACGGGAACACCGGGAGCACCGGGAATAACGGGAGCAACGGGAACGGCGCGGCCGAGCTCGGCCCGgggcccgcccccgcccccggctGGGGTCCTCGCGGCGCCGCCGGAACCGACCCTCGCAGCGCCGGGGGCTCGGCACAGCACG GTGTCAAGGAGGAGCCGGTGAAGGAGGAGCCTGTGGAGGTGAAGACTGAGCCCttccccggccccgctgccgaCGGCATTCCCGGCCGCGGCTCAGACTGTCGGCTGCCCCGCACCGGCATCTGCCCGCCCAACGAGCTGTGCGAGGGCTGGAGCCGGAGCCCCCCGCGCTCCGCACCCTCTGAACTCTCCCTCGGCGACCTACGCGGGCAGCAGGAGCCGCTGGGCTCCGACTTCCCGAGCCTGCTATTGGAGCAGGAGGCCGAGCAGCTCAGTCACTGCGGCGCGGGCGAGGCGGGGCcccccggggcggcggggctggACGGGACCCCCGAGTGCCCCCAGGTCAGCTTCGTGCAGTCCAATGAGCGGCTGGTGCAGGAGATGCGGGCGTTCCGCCGGGAATACGCCGAGAGCCGTCGGGAGACCACAGCGGTGCTGCGCGGCATCGCCCAGGCACTGGGCGTGCTCAGTCGCAGCCTGGCCGAAATCCGTGACCTCTACCTCCGGGAGCGGGGGGTCCCCAAATCATGA
- the LOC128799499 gene encoding collagen alpha-1(I) chain-like isoform X1: protein MAAAGGGGARRGLLKRKPNFTLQELEVLMSEVLRYEPLLFGAAAGTVNAYEKQKIWWRITHKVNAAGRHQRDIGEVKNRWRGLRRRAGDKISRHRLERQGPAGRAAARNGNTGSTGNNGSNGNGAAELGPGPAPAPGWGPRGAAGTDPRSAGGSAQHGECVKEEPVKEEPVEVKTEPFPGPAADGIPGRGSDCRLPRTGICPPNELCEGWSRSPPRSAPSELSLGDLRGQQEPLGSDFPSLLLEQEAEQLSHCGAGEAGPPGAAGLDGTPECPQVSFVQSNERLVQEMRAFRREYAESRRETTAVLRGIAQALGVLSRSLAEIRDLYLRERGVPKS, encoded by the exons atggcggcggcgggcggcggcggggcgcggcgggggctgCTGAAGCGGAAGCCGAACTTCacgctgcaggagctggaggtgctgatGAGCGAAGTGCTCCGCTACGAGCCGCTGCTGTTCGGCGCCGCTGCCGGTACCGTGAACGCATACGAGAAGCAGAAGATCTGGTGGCGGATCACGCACAAGGTGAACGCCGCCGGCCGCCACCAGCGCGACATCGGCGAGGTGAAGAACCGCTGGCGGGGGCTACGCCGCCGCGCCGGGGACAAGATCAGCCGGCACCGGCTGGAGCGGCAGGGCCCGGCCGGCAGGGCCGCCGCCAGGAACGGGAACACCGGGAGCACCGGGAATAACGGGAGCAACGGGAACGGCGCGGCCGAGCTCGGCCCGgggcccgcccccgcccccggctGGGGTCCTCGCGGCGCCGCCGGAACCGACCCTCGCAGCGCCGGGGGCTCGGCACAGCACGGTGAAT GTGTCAAGGAGGAGCCGGTGAAGGAGGAGCCTGTGGAGGTGAAGACTGAGCCCttccccggccccgctgccgaCGGCATTCCCGGCCGCGGCTCAGACTGTCGGCTGCCCCGCACCGGCATCTGCCCGCCCAACGAGCTGTGCGAGGGCTGGAGCCGGAGCCCCCCGCGCTCCGCACCCTCTGAACTCTCCCTCGGCGACCTACGCGGGCAGCAGGAGCCGCTGGGCTCCGACTTCCCGAGCCTGCTATTGGAGCAGGAGGCCGAGCAGCTCAGTCACTGCGGCGCGGGCGAGGCGGGGCcccccggggcggcggggctggACGGGACCCCCGAGTGCCCCCAGGTCAGCTTCGTGCAGTCCAATGAGCGGCTGGTGCAGGAGATGCGGGCGTTCCGCCGGGAATACGCCGAGAGCCGTCGGGAGACCACAGCGGTGCTGCGCGGCATCGCCCAGGCACTGGGCGTGCTCAGTCGCAGCCTGGCCGAAATCCGTGACCTCTACCTCCGGGAGCGGGGGGTCCCCAAATCATGA
- the INAVA gene encoding innate immunity activator protein isoform X1: MGEASDMDSGIMLHSGPDSPVSPPKERVQAGQWQQQALEAQLDGCIQELRRLCLREAELTGTLPCEYPLKAGEKPPKVRRRIGAAFKLDEIAVLRGDPLERERALQLQIAEASRRLCHEENIGRQVRKRRQTAALREEQKLRDLEQVLNQRRLLAGQRDTSTAKEDTRPPGPATPQRSPSPKDPNKEEEEESGLLMPPPIPWQEASLDRPYEKAKNPSIDPKDGETQSSQCCLGSLMAAPASSLAPSSPDSAGSPVSRTGDPPYRFVPIRTLVLCRKAGSSAPSTPEPSGRQGQTQSLRVDPCWQPAEPRGRSTAPRRRPTYYTVTVPTSCILTPGPACHSGSDDSISDLSSISHATSPGSSSPDMSFAVPLPLAEPGYYSRGALQLLPPAGPLTFLYEQDLAPLRYQRLVPSRSRIVRTPSLKDYAPAAARGLSKAAVTEELKSWHQRARLRGARPHSLDRQGAFQRPHGGTTRDVPIAHGILSLVQGPPVQVLRRSAAGVPVQVYMPENGEIVTQV, encoded by the exons ATGGGAGAGGCAAGTGACATGGACAGCGGGATCATGCTGCACTCGG GCCCTGACAGCCCAGTGTCCCCACCAAAGGAGCGGGTGCAGGCGggacagtggcagcagcaggcactggagGCCCAGCTTGATGGCTGCATCCAGGAGCTGCGGCGGCTGTGCCTGCGTGAGGCG GAGCTGACAGGGACCCTGCCCTGTGAGTACCCCCTGAAAGCCGGTGAGAAGCCCCCCAAGGTCCGTCGCAGAATCGGGGCTGCCTTCAAGCTGGATGAGATTGCTGTTCTGCGTGGG GACCCTCTGGAACGGGAGCGGGCGCTGCAGCTGCAGATTGCTGAGGCCTCCCGCCGGCTCTGCCACGAGGAGAACATCGGCCGGCAGGTGCGGAAGAGGCGGCAGACAGCAGCACTCCGGGAGGAGCAGAAGCTGCGGGATCTGGAACAGGTCCTGAACCAGCGGcggctcctggcagggcagcgGGACACCAGTACTGCCAAGG AGGACACACGGCCACCAGGACCTGCCACCCCACAGAGGTCCCCATCTCCCAAGGACCCCaacaaggaggaggaggaagagtcaGGGCTTCTGATGCCCCCCCCCATTCCCTGGCAGGAGGCCAGCCTGGACAGACCCTATGAGAAGGCCAAAAATCCCAGCATCGACCCTAAGGATGGGGAAACCCAGAGCTCCCAATGCTGTCTTGGGTCCCTGATGGctgcccctgccagctccttggcccccagcagccctgACTCTGCAGGCTCCCCAGTGTCCAGGACAGGGGACCCTCCCTACCGATTCGTCCCCATCCGGACCCTGGTGCTGTGCCGCAAGGCAGGTTCAAGTGCTCCCAGCACCCCAGAGCCATCAGGACGGCAGGGACAGACCCAATCTCTGAG GGTGGACCCATGCTGGCAGCCAGCTGAGCCACGGGGCCGCAGCACCGCACCCCGCCGGCGCCCCACCTACTACACAGTCACTGTGCCCACCTCCTGCATCCTGACCCCTGGCCCTGCGTGCCACTCTGGCTCCGATGACAGCATCTCCGACctctccagcatctcccacgccacctccccgggcagcagcagccctgacaTGTCCTTTGCAGTTCCACTGCCCCTTGCCGAACCTGGTTACTACTCAAGGGGtgccctccagctcctgccacctGCTGGCCCCCTGACTTTCCTGTACGAGCAGGATCTGGCCCCACTGCGGTACCAGCGCCTGGTGCCCTCACGTAGCCGCATTGTGCGCACACCTTCGCTCAAAGACTACGCGCCCGCTGCAGCCCGGGGGCTCTCCAAGGCCGCCGTCACTGAGGAGCTCAAGTCATGGCACCAACGTGCCCGGCTGAGAGGTGCCCGGCCCCACTCCCTCGACCGGCAAGGGGCTTTCCAGAGACCCCACGGTGGGACCACCAGGGATGTGCCCATTGCTCATGGAATCCTGTCACTGGTTCAG GGTCCCCCGGTGCAGGTGCTGCGACGCTCAGCAGCCGGCGTGCCCGTGCAGGTCTACATGCCCGAGAACGGCGAGATTGTCACCCAAGTGTGA